The following DNA comes from Streptomyces sp. Ag109_O5-10.
CAACTACACCGTGCAGGTCACCTGCGGCGGCTCCGCCGTCACCGGCAGCGTCACCGTCGTACGGCAGTCCCAGCCGGACACGCCCGGCGTGGTGCCCGCCTCGCCGTTCGCGCCCGTGCACGCGGGCGGCGGCGGCACGGCTCCGCTCGCCTCGGTGGATGTCCGCTCGGCCGGTCCGGACACCGCGCAGGCGGTCACCGGCCTGCTCCTGGCCGCGGTCGCCGCGGTCGCCGTCGGACTGCTGGGCGCCCGTCGCCGGCACGGCTCGCGCTGAGGACGGGAGCGATGTCCGACGACACCGAACGTTCCCCCGGCACCGGACGGCTGCTGACCGGGGTGGCCTGGGCGGTCCTGCTGCTCGGGCTCTGGCTGTGGGGCCGGGGTGTGACCGAGATACCCGACGGCATGACGGGGCCCACCACGGGTGACGTGGCCGCCGTCGGCCGCCCTCCCTCGGACCCCGAACTCCCGCCCGCCGCCAAACCGTTGACCCCGTCCGTGCCCCAGCGCGTCGACATACCGGACCTGGGCGTGCAGGCCCCCGTGGTCGCCCGCGGCCTCGACGGGGACGGCGGGGTCGACCCGCCCCCCTTCGACCAGCCCGGCGTGGTCGGCTGGTACGGCTCCGGGACCGACCCCGGCGCGGCCGGCACCGCGGTCCTGGTCGGGCACGTCGACACCGAGACCCGGCCCGCCGTCTTCTACAAGATCAGCGCGATGCGCCCCGGCGAGACGATCCGCGTGGTCCGCGCCGACAACACGGTCGCCGAGTTCACCGTCGACGACGTCCGGGTGCTGCCCCGCGACCACTTCGACGCCCAGCAGGCCTACGGCCCGCGCGAGTCGGGCCGCGCCGAGCTCCGCCTGATCACCTGCGGCGGCACCTTCGACCGGACGACGCACAGCTACACGGCGAACGTGGTCGTCTCGGCGTACCTGACGGGCACCGGGCCGTAGCACGCGCGGCGGTGCCCCGAACTCCCTGACAAACCTTGGCCTCCCGGGGGTGTCTGAAGGGTGGCGGGGCGAGAGGCGCCCCGTGGGGAGGGGCGCGGAATGACCAACCGTCAGTGCAAGGCGGGGGCGGTGCCGGCCGCCTTCGCGGCCGCCGTGGCCGCATGGCTGCCCGCCACGTCCGCACAGGCCGCGGACGGGCCGGTGGTGCACATCTTCGTGGTGAACGACAGCATCGGGGTACCGGTGCCGACCCAGGATCCGCCGCAGATCAGCTGGGGCCTGGACAACGACGGGCCGGGCGCCGCGAAGGACAACACCGCCGACATGGCCGCGGGCGGCGACACGGCCGCGGGCGCGCTGCAGCTCGGTGGCGGTCTGGTGTTCGTCGTCAGGCGCCGGAAGGCCTGACCGCCTGCTCGTCCGCACCTGTCGCCCGGTCGACGGCCCGCTCCCCTGAGACCGCCGACCGGGCCGGTCCTCGACCGCGCGCGCTCGGGTTGCGGGAGTAACCCGGCGTCAGGCGCGGGAGGCTGGGAAGGCGAACCGGTGTCCGGGCCGCCCGCAAGCGACTCTAGAGGGCAACCGGCACCGGAGCCTAGGTTCGCGCCCGCCGAGCCTGTCAACGGGGGCTGTAACAGCTCACCGACAAGGGCCGGACGATCTCGTGGCGAGTGCGGCGGGTATGTCACGATTAGACCCTGGTCAAGTGCACCCACCCAGGGGGGGAATTGGATGTACGACAGCAGGGGGGCCCGCTCGGCGGCCCGGGCCGGGGCTCTGGGGGCGGCGCTGCTGCTCGCCGGCTGCTCCTCGGGCGGCGGCTCGGGCGGGGACGGGCCGGCCGCGAGCCCGCGGGCGGCGATCACCCAACAGCCCAAGGAGGCCGACCCGTTCTGGGTGAACCCGGACTCCAACGCGGCCCGCCAGGTGAAGGCCTACGCGCAGGCCGGCAAGGACGGCGACGCCGAGCAGATCCGCAAGATAGCGGCACAGCCGACCGGCGAGTGGATCGGCCCGGAGAACCCGGAGCAGGAGGCGCGCGGCTTCACCGAGGCCGCCCAGAAGTCCGACCGCACGGCCCTCCTGGTCCTCTACGACATCCCGCACCGTGACTGCGGCCAGTACAGCCAGGGCGGCGCGGCCGACGGCGACGCGTACCGGGCGTGGATCGCCGGGGTCGCGAACGGCATCCAGGACCGCCCGGCCACCGTCGTCCTGGAACCGGACGCGGTACTGCACCTCGTCGACGGCTGCACCCCGGCCCGGTTCGCCGAGGAGCGCTACGACCTCCTGCGCGGCGCGATCACGAAACTCAAGTCCCTGAAGAACACCAAGGTCTACCTGGACGCGGGCAACGCCGGCTGGGGCCACCCCGACCAGATCTACCAGTCCCTCCAGCAGGCCGGCATCGCCCAGGCGGACGGCTTCGCCGTCAACGTCTCCAACTTCTACTCCACCCAGGACTCCGTCACCTACGGCAAGCAACTCTCCGCGAAGGTCGGCGACAAACACTTCGTCATCGACACCAGCAGGAACGGCAACGGCCCGTACGCGGGCGGCGATCCGGAGGAGCGCTGGTGCAACCCGCCAGGGCGGGCGCTGGGGGAGACGCCCACCACGAAGACGGCGGACCCCCTGGTGGACGCCTACCTGTGGGTCAAGCGCCCCGGCGAGTCCGACGGCACCTGCAAGGGCGGCCCCCAGGCAGGCGACTGGTGGCCCACCTACGCCTTGAAACTGGCGCAAGCCTCACACACCTAGGGGTGCGGGAAACCGCGCGACCGGCCACAGCGCTCCCGCACCCGAGAACCGCACACGCGGGAGCGCTACGGCACCTTCACCCACTGCGCCACGCTCGGCGTCCCCTGATCGTCGTCCACGAAAATCATGTACCACCCCGAAGGAACCAGATTCCGGTTCTCCGGCACCGTCACCGTGATCCGGTCGCCCGACGTCTTGAAGCCGAGGGCCACCGAGCGCTGATCCACGTCGGTCACATGGGTGGTCGCACTCGGCCGGATCAACCGC
Coding sequences within:
- a CDS encoding class F sortase; its protein translation is MSDDTERSPGTGRLLTGVAWAVLLLGLWLWGRGVTEIPDGMTGPTTGDVAAVGRPPSDPELPPAAKPLTPSVPQRVDIPDLGVQAPVVARGLDGDGGVDPPPFDQPGVVGWYGSGTDPGAAGTAVLVGHVDTETRPAVFYKISAMRPGETIRVVRADNTVAEFTVDDVRVLPRDHFDAQQAYGPRESGRAELRLITCGGTFDRTTHSYTANVVVSAYLTGTGP
- a CDS encoding glycoside hydrolase family 6 protein — translated: MYDSRGARSAARAGALGAALLLAGCSSGGGSGGDGPAASPRAAITQQPKEADPFWVNPDSNAARQVKAYAQAGKDGDAEQIRKIAAQPTGEWIGPENPEQEARGFTEAAQKSDRTALLVLYDIPHRDCGQYSQGGAADGDAYRAWIAGVANGIQDRPATVVLEPDAVLHLVDGCTPARFAEERYDLLRGAITKLKSLKNTKVYLDAGNAGWGHPDQIYQSLQQAGIAQADGFAVNVSNFYSTQDSVTYGKQLSAKVGDKHFVIDTSRNGNGPYAGGDPEERWCNPPGRALGETPTTKTADPLVDAYLWVKRPGESDGTCKGGPQAGDWWPTYALKLAQASHT